In Bacillus sp. 2205SS5-2, one DNA window encodes the following:
- a CDS encoding phospholipase D-like domain-containing protein: MWWLIIITALLIWVVADLSLGKYFFKKKLTTREYPERQSQIEFYSSGPQLFQQMFVDFQQAQKSIHVLFYAVEDDSFGLEFLASLEDKARQGLTIRLVMDRLGSLKIKKSLVQRLEKNGVHVQFSLKPRLPFLLFSIQQRNHRKVTVIDGKIGYLGGYNVGLQYVDQGKKHLSPWRDYHLRIKGEGVQDLQREFLFEWNDSTLFEDSSLFPPLPKEKMAHQFYPSEGVKLEDLFYDLIEKAEQTLIICTPYFIPTPKLEQALIRALERRVELRILVPQEADHVLVKEASFKHFRKIIPLGAKVFQYKDGFFHGKVFVVDKKIADVGTANFDKRSLFLNFELNNIISDLGLIEQIVRTIETDVEKSHHLTAQELKQVGIQVRIKEFFASIFSYFL, encoded by the coding sequence ATGTGGTGGCTAATCATAATAACCGCCCTGCTCATTTGGGTCGTGGCAGATTTATCTTTAGGAAAGTATTTTTTTAAAAAAAAACTGACTACGCGTGAGTATCCGGAGCGGCAGAGTCAGATCGAGTTTTATTCCAGCGGTCCGCAACTTTTCCAGCAAATGTTTGTTGATTTTCAGCAGGCACAAAAGAGTATACATGTCTTGTTTTATGCTGTGGAAGATGATTCATTTGGACTCGAATTTCTTGCGTCTTTAGAGGACAAGGCACGCCAAGGATTAACCATTCGATTGGTTATGGATCGACTTGGTAGCCTAAAAATAAAAAAATCGCTCGTCCAGCGCCTAGAAAAGAATGGTGTTCATGTCCAATTTTCTCTTAAGCCACGACTACCGTTTTTACTCTTTTCCATTCAACAACGTAATCACCGGAAAGTGACAGTGATTGACGGAAAAATTGGATATTTGGGGGGCTACAACGTTGGATTACAATATGTTGACCAGGGTAAAAAACATCTTTCACCGTGGCGAGACTATCATCTTCGCATCAAAGGCGAGGGGGTTCAAGATCTTCAGCGTGAGTTTTTATTTGAGTGGAATGATTCCACCTTATTTGAAGATTCGTCGCTTTTCCCGCCGCTACCTAAAGAAAAAATGGCGCATCAATTCTATCCAAGCGAAGGGGTAAAGCTTGAGGATTTATTTTATGACCTTATCGAAAAAGCAGAGCAGACGCTCATTATCTGCACGCCCTATTTCATCCCAACTCCCAAGCTGGAGCAAGCCCTTATCAGAGCCTTAGAACGCAGGGTTGAGCTTCGGATTCTCGTTCCACAAGAGGCAGATCATGTCTTAGTGAAAGAAGCCTCTTTTAAGCATTTTCGAAAAATCATTCCACTCGGGGCAAAAGTTTTTCAATATAAGGATGGCTTCTTTCACGGGAAGGTCTTTGTTGTTGATAAGAAAATTGCTGATGTCGGGACAGCAAACTTTGATAAACGTAGCTTGTTTTTGAATTTTGAGTTGAATAACATAATATCGGACCTAGGGCTTATCGAACAGATTGTCCGCACCATCGAAACCGACGTTGAAAAGTCTCATCACTTAACAGCGCAGGAATTAAAGCAAGTAGGTATTCAGGTGCGCATAAAAGAATTTTTTGCTAGCATCTTCTCTTATTTTTTATAG
- a CDS encoding (Fe-S)-binding protein — protein sequence MGTGLLIANWIAFILVTAYALSLFVYVVRTRIQFIKLGKKVEFDQNFKERFNKIMVNVFGQKKLLKDKKSGTIHVMFFYGFILVQFGAIDFIWKGLAPGSHLPLGPLYSGFTFFQEIVTLTILVAVIWAFYRRYVEKLVRLKRGFKSGLVLIFIGGLMLSVLVGNGMGLIWHGEELSWTEPIASAVAAASGWIGETASIVIFYISWWIHLLFLLAFLVYVPQSKHAHLIAGPANVYFNRLDNPGKLSKIDFEDESQETFGVGKIEEFTQHQMIDFYACVECGRCTNMCPATGTGKMLSPMDLIVKLRDHLTNHGAAVTSKQPWVPTFAFSNTKGNQIALASATQAAEEAAAGLAYSPSLIGDVITEEEIWACTTCRNCEDQCPVMNEHVDKIIDLRRYLVLTEGKMDADAQRAMQNIERQGNPWGLNRKEKENWREAREDVAIPTVKELKKAGEDFEYLFWVGSMGAFDNRSQKIALAFAKLMNEAGVKFAILGNKEKNSGDTPRRLGNEFLFQELATGNIAEFEKNEVKKIVTIDPHAYNIFKNEYPDFGFEAEVYHHTELLADLVKEGRLKPQYEVNEKITFHDSCYLGRYNEVYSPPREILQSIKGVTLLEMERNREKGMCCGAGGGLMWMEEDTGHRVNVARTEQALEVKPSVISSGCPYCLTMLSDGTKAKEVEETVATYDVAELLEKAVCGTPGETKLVS from the coding sequence ATGGGCACAGGATTATTAATTGCAAACTGGATTGCGTTCATTCTTGTAACCGCTTACGCTCTTAGTTTATTTGTATATGTGGTCAGAACGAGAATTCAGTTCATTAAATTAGGTAAAAAAGTAGAGTTTGACCAAAATTTTAAAGAACGCTTCAATAAAATTATGGTCAATGTGTTTGGTCAGAAGAAGTTATTGAAGGATAAGAAAAGTGGAACGATTCATGTAATGTTTTTCTATGGATTTATTCTTGTTCAATTTGGAGCAATCGATTTTATTTGGAAGGGATTGGCGCCTGGCTCCCATTTGCCACTTGGACCGTTATATTCAGGCTTCACGTTTTTCCAAGAAATCGTTACCTTAACCATTTTAGTGGCGGTTATTTGGGCCTTTTATCGTCGCTATGTTGAAAAACTAGTTCGTTTAAAGCGTGGGTTTAAGAGTGGGCTTGTCTTAATTTTCATCGGTGGATTAATGCTATCGGTTCTTGTTGGAAATGGAATGGGCCTAATTTGGCACGGAGAAGAGCTTTCGTGGACAGAACCGATTGCATCGGCAGTTGCGGCAGCTTCAGGGTGGATCGGTGAGACAGCTTCTATTGTAATTTTCTATATCTCATGGTGGATTCATTTATTATTCTTATTAGCCTTTTTAGTATATGTTCCACAGTCTAAGCATGCTCATTTAATTGCTGGACCAGCGAATGTTTACTTCAATCGTTTAGATAATCCAGGAAAATTAAGCAAAATCGACTTTGAAGATGAATCTCAAGAGACGTTTGGTGTTGGAAAGATCGAAGAATTTACACAACATCAAATGATTGATTTCTATGCCTGTGTGGAATGTGGACGTTGTACGAATATGTGTCCAGCGACCGGAACAGGGAAGATGCTTTCGCCGATGGACTTGATTGTGAAGCTGCGTGATCATTTAACCAATCACGGGGCGGCAGTTACGTCAAAACAACCTTGGGTACCGACTTTTGCGTTTTCTAACACAAAAGGAAACCAAATTGCACTAGCAAGTGCGACTCAAGCAGCAGAAGAAGCGGCGGCGGGACTTGCTTATAGCCCAAGCTTAATTGGCGATGTCATCACGGAAGAAGAAATTTGGGCCTGTACGACGTGTCGTAACTGTGAAGATCAATGCCCAGTTATGAATGAGCATGTCGATAAAATCATCGACCTTCGTCGTTATCTTGTGTTAACAGAAGGGAAAATGGATGCCGATGCGCAGCGTGCGATGCAAAACATTGAGCGCCAAGGAAATCCATGGGGACTAAACCGTAAAGAAAAAGAGAACTGGCGTGAAGCACGTGAAGATGTTGCGATTCCGACGGTGAAAGAATTGAAAAAAGCAGGAGAAGACTTTGAATACTTATTCTGGGTCGGCTCCATGGGTGCCTTTGATAACCGCAGTCAAAAAATCGCGCTGGCGTTTGCTAAATTAATGAATGAAGCAGGCGTGAAATTTGCGATTTTAGGAAATAAAGAGAAAAACTCTGGAGACACACCGAGACGTCTTGGAAATGAATTTTTATTCCAAGAGCTTGCGACCGGAAATATTGCAGAGTTCGAGAAAAATGAAGTCAAGAAAATTGTGACGATTGACCCACACGCATACAATATCTTTAAAAATGAGTATCCGGATTTTGGATTCGAAGCGGAAGTGTACCATCATACCGAGCTTCTAGCGGATCTTGTTAAAGAAGGCCGATTGAAGCCACAATACGAAGTCAATGAAAAAATCACCTTCCACGATTCTTGTTATTTGGGCAGATACAACGAAGTCTACTCACCACCACGGGAGATTCTTCAATCCATTAAAGGGGTTACGCTGCTAGAAATGGAACGAAACCGTGAAAAAGGCATGTGCTGTGGAGCGGGTGGAGGCTTAATGTGGATGGAAGAAGATACAGGTCACCGCGTGAATGTTGCCCGGACCGAACAAGCACTAGAGGTGAAACCATCGGTGATTTCTTCCGGTTGTCCATATTGCTTAACCATGCTTTCAGATGGAACGAAGGCGAAGGAAGTTGAAGAAACCGTAGCGACCTATGATGTAGCGGAGTTGTTAGAAAAAGCGGTTTGTGGAACACCTGGTGAAACGAAGCTCGTATCCTAA
- a CDS encoding acetyl-CoA C-acetyltransferase: MAKTVIIDGARTPFGKLGGNLSSFTASELGGFVVKEALMRSGVEGQQVDEVILGSVLQGGQGQIPSRQAARHAGLPWEVQTETINKVCASGMRSVTIGDQIIRAGDEEVIVAGGMESMSNAPYALPKARWGFRMGDNQVKDLMLHDGLMCCFEGVHMGTYGNRTATKHNITREQQDEWAYRSHQRAIEAMENGVFAEEIVKIEVPQRKGDPIIVEHDEAPRKDTSIARLAKLNSVFDADGSITAGNAPGVNDGAAALVLMSEERAQQEGKTPLASIIGHTTVAVEAQDFPETPGLVINKLLEKTGKSLGEIDLFEINEAFAAVALTSGKIANLDQEKVNVNGGAVALGHPIGASGARIILTLAYELKRRGGGIGIASICSGTGQGDAIMIEVPKA; encoded by the coding sequence ATGGCGAAAACAGTCATTATTGACGGGGCAAGAACACCTTTTGGCAAGCTTGGGGGGAATTTAAGTTCTTTTACCGCATCAGAATTGGGCGGGTTTGTTGTGAAAGAAGCACTTATGCGCTCGGGAGTAGAAGGACAGCAAGTAGATGAAGTGATTTTAGGGTCCGTTCTTCAAGGAGGACAAGGGCAGATTCCATCTCGACAAGCAGCTCGTCATGCAGGCTTGCCATGGGAAGTCCAAACGGAAACGATTAATAAAGTGTGCGCTTCGGGAATGAGAAGTGTCACGATAGGAGATCAAATTATTCGTGCTGGGGACGAGGAAGTCATTGTCGCAGGAGGAATGGAATCCATGTCCAATGCGCCATATGCTCTTCCGAAAGCACGCTGGGGATTCCGGATGGGCGATAATCAAGTGAAAGACTTAATGCTACATGACGGGTTAATGTGTTGTTTTGAAGGCGTTCATATGGGGACCTATGGCAATCGGACAGCGACGAAACATAATATTACACGTGAGCAACAAGATGAATGGGCGTATAGAAGTCACCAACGGGCGATCGAAGCAATGGAAAATGGAGTATTCGCTGAAGAAATCGTCAAAATTGAAGTGCCTCAGCGTAAGGGAGATCCAATTATTGTGGAGCATGATGAGGCGCCTCGAAAAGATACCTCAATTGCACGTCTGGCAAAATTAAATTCTGTTTTTGACGCGGATGGTTCGATTACGGCAGGAAATGCGCCTGGCGTGAATGACGGAGCGGCGGCTCTTGTTTTAATGAGCGAAGAACGAGCACAACAAGAAGGAAAAACGCCACTGGCTTCGATTATTGGGCATACAACGGTAGCAGTTGAAGCACAAGATTTCCCGGAGACACCTGGCCTAGTCATCAATAAGCTTCTAGAAAAAACAGGGAAGTCACTAGGAGAAATTGATCTATTTGAAATTAACGAAGCCTTTGCTGCGGTTGCGTTAACAAGTGGGAAGATTGCAAATTTAGATCAAGAAAAAGTCAATGTGAATGGTGGAGCCGTTGCACTTGGTCATCCAATTGGAGCAAGTGGAGCACGGATTATTTTAACCTTAGCTTATGAATTAAAGCGTAGGGGTGGTGGAATTGGAATTGCGTCTATTTGTTCAGGAACGGGGCAAGGAGATGCGATTATGATCGAGGTACCAAAAGCGTAA
- a CDS encoding 3-hydroxybutyryl-CoA dehydrogenase, whose product MNIKNVMVIGAGQMGSGIAQVCAQAGFEVKLNDLKEEFVAKGLGVISKNLSRSVEKGRLSEAEKTEVLSRLHASTSLEDASEVDIVIEAAVENMEIKTQIFAQLDTIAKEDAILATNTSSLPITEIAAATKRPEKVIGMHFMNPVPVMKLVEIIRGLATADEVYQSVEDMTKALKKVPVEVNDFPGFVSNRILMPMINEAIFTLYEGVATEEAIDEVMKLGMNHPMGPLTLADFIGLDTCLYIMETLHEGFGDDKYRPCPLLRKYVKAGWLGKKTGRGFYSYES is encoded by the coding sequence ATGAATATAAAAAATGTAATGGTAATCGGAGCAGGACAAATGGGTTCTGGCATAGCGCAAGTATGTGCTCAAGCAGGGTTTGAAGTGAAATTAAACGACCTAAAAGAGGAATTTGTAGCTAAGGGCCTTGGCGTTATTTCGAAAAACCTTTCCCGTTCGGTGGAGAAGGGTCGTTTATCAGAGGCTGAGAAAACCGAGGTGCTATCTAGATTGCATGCGTCAACTTCGTTGGAGGACGCAAGTGAAGTGGACATTGTCATCGAGGCAGCGGTGGAAAATATGGAAATCAAAACGCAAATCTTTGCCCAATTAGACACTATTGCGAAAGAGGATGCGATTTTAGCCACGAATACGTCTTCGCTACCGATTACTGAAATCGCCGCAGCGACGAAGCGTCCAGAAAAAGTGATTGGTATGCACTTTATGAATCCAGTGCCAGTGATGAAGCTTGTTGAGATTATTCGGGGTCTGGCGACGGCGGATGAAGTCTATCAGTCTGTTGAAGACATGACTAAAGCATTGAAGAAAGTACCTGTAGAAGTGAATGACTTTCCAGGGTTTGTTTCCAATCGAATTCTAATGCCGATGATTAATGAAGCGATTTTCACCTTATACGAAGGTGTGGCGACGGAAGAAGCGATTGATGAAGTGATGAAGCTTGGAATGAACCACCCAATGGGACCATTAACGCTAGCTGATTTTATCGGTTTAGATACTTGTCTCTATATTATGGAAACGCTTCACGAGGGTTTTGGGGATGATAAATATCGTCCATGTCCACTTCTACGTAAATATGTAAAAGCAGGCTGGCTCGGCAAGAAAACAGGCAGAGGTTTTTACAGCTACGAGTCTTAA
- a CDS encoding acyl-CoA dehydrogenase, with protein sequence MELRWTEEQEMMRKMVRDFAQTEVASYVESMEQGEFPRELLKEMADLGLMGITIPEKYGGSEMDFTSYILAIHELSKVSATVGVILSVHTSVGTNPILYFGNEEQKQKYVPKLASGEYLGAFCLTEPGAGSDAGSLKTKAVKQGDSYILNGSKVFITNGGVADTYIVFATTDPTRGSKGVSAFIVEKDTEGLLIGKDEKKMGLHGSRTVQITFENMKISAENLLGQEGEGFKIAMANLDVGRIGIAAQALGIAEAALEHSVNYANERKQFGKPIAAQQGVGFKLADMATAIEGSKLLVYRAANLRANDLPCGKEASMAKLFASKTAVDATIEAVQVFGGYGYSEEYPVERLFRDAKVTEIYEGTSEIQRLVLSKHLLK encoded by the coding sequence ATGGAATTACGCTGGACAGAAGAACAGGAAATGATGAGAAAAATGGTTCGTGATTTTGCCCAAACGGAAGTTGCTTCTTATGTAGAAAGCATGGAGCAAGGAGAATTTCCAAGAGAGTTATTGAAAGAAATGGCGGATCTCGGCTTAATGGGGATTACGATTCCTGAAAAGTACGGCGGCTCAGAAATGGACTTTACGTCTTACATTTTAGCGATTCACGAGTTATCAAAGGTTAGTGCAACCGTCGGGGTGATTTTATCGGTTCACACATCCGTTGGAACGAATCCTATTCTGTACTTCGGAAATGAAGAACAAAAGCAAAAATATGTCCCGAAACTTGCTTCAGGAGAATACCTTGGCGCCTTTTGTCTAACGGAACCAGGAGCTGGGTCAGATGCAGGAAGCTTAAAAACAAAGGCGGTTAAGCAAGGGGATTCCTATATTCTAAACGGCAGTAAAGTGTTTATTACCAATGGTGGAGTAGCTGATACATATATTGTTTTTGCCACAACCGATCCTACTCGAGGAAGCAAAGGAGTGTCAGCTTTTATCGTTGAAAAGGATACAGAAGGACTTCTTATAGGCAAAGATGAGAAGAAAATGGGTTTACATGGATCGAGAACTGTTCAGATAACCTTTGAAAATATGAAAATATCGGCTGAAAACCTGCTTGGTCAAGAAGGTGAAGGCTTTAAAATTGCGATGGCAAACCTAGATGTTGGACGAATTGGCATTGCAGCTCAAGCATTAGGGATTGCTGAAGCAGCGTTAGAACATAGTGTGAATTATGCAAATGAGCGCAAACAGTTTGGTAAACCTATAGCGGCGCAGCAAGGAGTAGGCTTTAAATTAGCTGATATGGCCACCGCCATTGAAGGATCTAAGCTTCTTGTTTACCGAGCAGCCAATCTTCGCGCCAATGATTTGCCATGTGGGAAAGAAGCATCTATGGCTAAGTTATTTGCTTCGAAAACAGCGGTGGATGCGACGATCGAAGCCGTTCAAGTGTTTGGTGGATATGGCTATTCAGAAGAATATCCGGTTGAGCGTTTGTTCCGTGACGCAAAAGTAACCGAAATTTACGAAGGAACAAGTGAAATTCAACGACTTGTTTTAAGTAAGCATTTACTAAAGTAA
- a CDS encoding acyl-CoA dehydrogenase has protein sequence MDFRLSEEHEMIRKMVRNFAMNEVAPTAAERDEEERFDREIFDKMAELGLTGIPWPEEYGGIGSDYLAYCIAVEELSRVCASTGVTLSAHTSLAGWPIYKFGSEEQKQKYLRPMAQGEKIGAYGLTEPGSGSDAGGMKTTARLDGDQYILNGSKIFITNGGIADTYVVFALTDPSERQRGTSAFIVEKDFAGFSVGKKEKKLGIRSSPTTEIVFEDCKVPKENLLGQEGEGFKIAMMTLDGGRNGIAAQAVGIAQGALDASISYAKEREQFGKPISRNQGISFKLADMATGIEASRLLTYQAAWLESKGLPYGKESAMSKLMAGDTAMKVTTEAVQIYGGYGYTKDYPVERYMRDAKITQIYEGTQEIQRLVISRMVTK, from the coding sequence ATGGATTTCCGCTTATCAGAAGAACATGAAATGATCAGAAAAATGGTGCGAAATTTTGCCATGAATGAGGTTGCTCCAACGGCCGCAGAACGCGATGAAGAAGAACGATTTGATCGGGAAATTTTCGATAAAATGGCTGAATTAGGCTTGACCGGAATTCCTTGGCCAGAAGAATATGGTGGAATCGGTAGTGATTATTTAGCCTATTGTATCGCAGTAGAAGAGCTTTCTAGAGTATGTGCATCAACCGGGGTAACCTTGTCAGCTCATACTTCATTGGCAGGATGGCCTATTTATAAGTTCGGATCAGAAGAGCAAAAACAAAAATACTTACGACCAATGGCTCAAGGTGAAAAAATTGGAGCGTATGGCTTAACTGAGCCGGGTTCTGGATCAGATGCAGGAGGTATGAAAACAACAGCTCGATTAGATGGCGATCAATACATTTTAAATGGCAGTAAAATCTTCATTACTAATGGAGGAATTGCCGATACCTATGTGGTGTTTGCTTTAACTGATCCATCAGAAAGACAACGTGGAACGAGTGCATTCATCGTTGAAAAGGACTTCGCAGGATTTTCTGTAGGCAAGAAAGAGAAGAAATTAGGTATTCGTTCTTCACCAACAACGGAAATTGTCTTTGAGGATTGTAAAGTACCAAAAGAAAATCTGCTTGGTCAAGAAGGCGAAGGATTCAAAATCGCGATGATGACCCTTGATGGTGGTCGGAACGGGATCGCCGCTCAAGCCGTCGGAATTGCTCAAGGAGCCCTAGATGCTTCTATTTCTTACGCAAAAGAACGGGAACAGTTTGGTAAACCAATTTCAAGAAACCAAGGAATCTCTTTTAAGTTAGCAGATATGGCAACTGGCATTGAAGCTTCAAGATTATTAACTTATCAAGCCGCGTGGTTAGAATCAAAAGGTCTTCCATACGGAAAAGAATCAGCGATGAGTAAATTAATGGCAGGCGACACGGCGATGAAGGTAACAACAGAAGCGGTGCAAATCTACGGCGGCTATGGATATACGAAAGATTATCCGGTTGAGCGGTATATGCGTGACGCGAAAATCACGCAAATCTATGAAGGTACACAAGAAATTCAGCGCCTCGTTATTTCACGGATGGTAACGAAATAA
- a CDS encoding TetR/AcrR family transcriptional regulator, producing the protein MRSKREIHASVKDQRLVQKRRDEMIRGAVTLFKEKGFHRTTTREIAKAAGFSIGTLYEYIGQKEDVLYLVCDNIYEGVKKKLEEMNVNAGTIENLKIGIAHYFRVMDELQDEVLVMYQEVKSLSKDALPYVLKKELEMVGMFEELVQKCIERELFTFDEKEVHMLAQNIFVQGQMWAFRRWALHKRFTLDEYIEIQTNLLLSGIQSKTGGER; encoded by the coding sequence TTGAGGTCGAAAAGAGAGATTCATGCTTCGGTTAAGGATCAACGACTCGTGCAGAAACGGCGAGATGAAATGATACGGGGAGCGGTGACGCTTTTTAAGGAGAAAGGGTTTCATCGGACGACGACGAGGGAGATTGCAAAAGCAGCCGGTTTCAGTATTGGAACTTTATATGAATATATTGGTCAAAAGGAAGATGTGTTGTACTTAGTGTGTGACAACATTTATGAAGGTGTGAAGAAAAAGCTAGAGGAAATGAATGTGAATGCCGGGACGATTGAGAATCTTAAAATCGGGATTGCTCATTACTTTCGCGTTATGGATGAATTACAAGATGAAGTGTTAGTAATGTACCAAGAAGTGAAATCGCTTTCTAAAGATGCACTTCCATACGTATTGAAAAAGGAACTTGAAATGGTGGGGATGTTTGAAGAGTTGGTTCAGAAATGTATTGAGCGTGAGTTGTTTACTTTTGATGAAAAAGAAGTGCATATGCTGGCACAAAATATTTTTGTTCAAGGACAAATGTGGGCATTTCGTCGCTGGGCATTGCATAAACGCTTCACATTAGATGAGTATATCGAGATTCAAACCAACTTATTATTATCAGGGATTCAGTCAAAGACAGGGGGAGAAAGATGA